A single region of the Oryzias latipes chromosome 21, ASM223467v1 genome encodes:
- the LOC105356837 gene encoding uncharacterized protein LOC105356837, which translates to MLHFSRNVGLSGAMICYITWTFCNADATKISGTAGGTVTLNCNASISNLSQLTWELNGELLFVFTTLDNGDLFETSAASTLNLKLNLNLNRSDIQRYALVIEKANEFHSGNYTCETTTGQGISKQTWELLITEKPESVHIYIYVTAVAVPVCVLLILVCVVFWIRSSKQKPKKIIRSLRPKKQQAEEVYENCLEIDRYHQRNHRPSTMNTVS; encoded by the exons atgttgcatttttccaGGAATGTGGGCCTCAGTGGAGCAATGATTTGCTACATCACCTGGACTTTCTGTAATGCAG ATGCGACAAAAATCTCAGGAACTGCTGGCGGCACAGTGACCCTGAACTGCAACGCGTCTATTTCCAACCTCAGCCAACTAACATGGGAACTGAATGGAGAGCTACTGTTTGTCTTCACAACCTTGGATAATGGAGATCTCTTTGAAACCTCAGCAGCTTCCACACTGAACCTGAAACTGAACCTGAACCTGAACCGATCAGACATCCAGCGTTATGCACTCGTCATAGAGAAAGCTAATGAGTTCCACTCAGGAAACTACACCTGTGAGACGACCACAGGCCAAGGAATATCTAAGCAAACATGGGAACTTCTTATTACAg AGAAGCCTGAAAGCGTTCATATATACATTTATGTCACAGCTGTTGCTGTTCCTGTGTGCGTCCTGCTCATTTTAGTTTGTGTGGTTTTTTGGATTCGTTCCTCCAAACAGAAACCAAA aaaGATCATTCGCTCTTTAAGACCAAAAAAG caacaagcagaagaagtCTATGAAAACTGCTTGGAAATTGACCGTTACCATCAGCGCAACCATCGACCATCGACCATGAACACAGTTTCATAA